A stretch of Methanobrevibacter sp. DNA encodes these proteins:
- a CDS encoding HNH endonuclease translates to MKRPTKTLCKYCDKCEDFEYIRFDRNGNLQCFQYCKGGAGEVKLSEWYIQKDGYAYSTGLINGHKIFYHTLFKKDENMIIDHINGDRTDNRLRMLREISPSENSQNNILWKHKRVTSKFPGVYWNRHEECWMCVARKHKRNHPEHQQISKQGFKTEYEAFDYYLKLLKELGREVNTETESFKDYLKWKGEQQQVTLDVF, encoded by the coding sequence ATGAAAAGACCAACAAAGACTTTATGTAAATATTGTGATAAATGTGAGGATTTTGAATATATCAGATTCGATCGTAATGGAAATTTACAATGCTTTCAATACTGTAAAGGTGGAGCAGGGGAAGTCAAATTAAGCGAATGGTACATCCAAAAAGATGGTTATGCTTATTCTACAGGATTAATAAATGGGCATAAGATTTTTTATCATACTCTATTCAAAAAAGATGAAAACATGATAATAGATCACATAAATGGGGACCGGACGGATAATCGCTTGAGAATGTTAAGAGAGATAAGTCCAAGTGAGAATAGTCAAAATAATATTTTATGGAAACATAAGAGAGTTACCTCCAAGTTCCCAGGAGTTTATTGGAATCGACATGAAGAATGCTGGATGTGTGTTGCAAGAAAACATAAACGTAATCATCCTGAACACCAGCAAATATCAAAACAAGGATTTAAAACAGAATATGAAGCATTTGATTATTATCTCAAATTGTTAAAAGAATTGGGTAGGGAAGTCAATACTGAAACAGAATCTTTTAAAGATTATCTGAAATGGAAAGGTGAACAACAACAAGTAACATTGGATGTGTTTTAA
- a CDS encoding ParB N-terminal domain-containing protein has product MQIEKIKIIDISPAGYNPRTITDDEKTRLKNSIDNFGIVEPILINLQNENQIIGGHQRFQILWEQYLLDNDLYAELNLLKLNDSYGWVFPDNDITLDSEDMEKALNLVLNNTKVQGTFDGNKLVQIFNDLTESGFNTNITGFNNEDILGFQGLNEKATVEETSTTTEEDINLDTNMIIPEDEPEYDESIADGIETVTCPRCGYEIPKQDYSET; this is encoded by the coding sequence ATGCAAATAGAAAAAATAAAAATCATTGATATATCCCCAGCAGGATACAACCCTAGAACAATCACAGATGATGAAAAAACAAGATTAAAAAATAGTATTGATAACTTTGGAATAGTTGAACCAATACTAATTAATCTGCAAAATGAAAATCAAATAATCGGAGGACATCAAAGATTCCAAATATTATGGGAACAATACCTCCTCGACAATGATTTATATGCTGAACTAAACTTATTGAAGTTAAATGATTCATACGGATGGGTATTCCCAGACAATGACATCACATTAGATTCAGAAGACATGGAAAAAGCCCTCAACCTAGTATTAAACAATACCAAGGTACAGGGAACATTCGATGGAAACAAACTCGTCCAAATATTCAATGATTTAACTGAATCAGGATTCAACACAAACATAACAGGATTCAACAATGAAGATATTCTTGGCTTCCAAGGATTAAATGAAAAGGCTACTGTTGAAGAAACCTCCACAACTACTGAAGAGGATATCAACTTAGACACAAATATGATAATCCCTGAAGACGAACCAGAATACGATGAATCCATAGCTGACGGTATTGAAACAGTCACTTGTCCAAGGTGTGGGTATGAAATCCCAAAACAAGACTACTCCGAAACCTAA
- the pcn gene encoding proliferating cell nuclear antigen (pcna) gives MTFKATLTNNNIFKTAFESIAKIIDEVTLTADNEGIRLRALDRSHITFVSMDLDVDLFDEYQCDVPEKISIDATEFLQILKHGKTNDILRLSVDENNLIIIFDGDATRKFNIRFIDDEYETAVPPQIDHPINIKMPSDLLKDALNDMQLFSDKILFTIDQDYFKIHTQGTFGDGEVKYIHGENIQETCQAMFNTEKVSDIMRASKFSKEVTVSLGNDMPLKITFELITGDGRLTYLLAPRLEETD, from the coding sequence ATGACTTTTAAAGCAACATTAACTAATAATAATATATTCAAAACAGCATTTGAATCAATTGCAAAGATAATAGATGAAGTAACCTTAACCGCAGATAATGAAGGCATAAGATTAAGAGCATTAGACAGATCACATATCACATTCGTAAGTATGGATTTGGATGTTGATCTCTTTGATGAATACCAATGTGACGTGCCTGAAAAGATAAGTATTGATGCAACTGAATTTTTACAAATATTAAAACATGGAAAAACCAATGATATTCTGCGACTTAGTGTAGATGAGAATAATCTTATTATAATATTTGATGGTGATGCTACAAGGAAATTCAATATCCGATTCATAGATGATGAATATGAAACCGCAGTACCTCCACAGATTGACCATCCAATCAATATAAAGATGCCTTCAGACTTACTGAAAGATGCATTAAATGACATGCAATTATTCAGTGATAAAATATTATTCACAATAGACCAGGACTATTTCAAAATACATACCCAAGGAACATTCGGAGACGGTGAAGTCAAATACATCCATGGTGAAAATATCCAAGAAACATGCCAAGCAATGTTCAACACCGAAAAGGTATCTGATATAATGAGAGCAAGCAAATTCAGCAAAGAAGTCACAGTATCCCTTGGAAATGACATGCCATTAAAAATAACATTCGAACTAATAACCGGCGACGGAAGATTAACATATCTTCTTGCACCAAGATTAGAAGAAACAGATTAA
- a CDS encoding AP2 domain-containing protein: MKTLCKHCIKCEFYTYERYNKLGNKVEFQYCNGNKFFVENNNWWIHQRGYAVTSQYIYGRQRYLHTLFKKDAKKVIDHINGIRNDNRLCNLRQVTQTVNCQNRHDERSSEYPGVFYNKKTKKWVCVMSKGHKDTYLQKHIGTFNTEEEAYHAYVLALHKDNREIDVESKHHRKYLKWLENKEQATLI, translated from the coding sequence ATGAAGACATTATGTAAACATTGTATCAAATGTGAATTCTACACTTATGAAAGATATAATAAATTAGGAAATAAAGTAGAATTCCAATACTGTAATGGTAATAAGTTCTTTGTTGAAAATAACAATTGGTGGATACATCAAAGAGGATATGCAGTAACCAGCCAATACATTTACGGTAGACAAAGATACTTGCACACATTATTTAAAAAAGATGCAAAGAAAGTAATCGACCACATAAACGGAATCCGTAACGATAACCGATTATGTAACCTAAGACAAGTAACTCAAACAGTCAATTGTCAAAACAGACATGATGAAAGATCAAGTGAATATCCTGGGGTGTTCTATAATAAGAAAACTAAGAAATGGGTATGTGTTATGTCTAAAGGACATAAGGACACATATTTACAAAAACATATTGGAACATTCAACACTGAAGAAGAAGCATATCATGCTTATGTTTTAGCATTACATAAAGATAATCGGGAGATTGATGTTGAAAGTAAACATCATCGTAAATATCTAAAATGGTTGGAAAATAAAGAACAAGCCACTTTGATTTAA
- a CDS encoding ERCC4 domain-containing protein, with protein sequence MGFTVTIDDREKQSRIEKATEYFEEQGDTVRIKHLDIGDYIINKHCVFEYKRLDDFVKSVKNRRVFNQAVNQSVNFKYHFVVVVSTDRQRRAYFNKLVHSGWKQGYFDEDQYIGAIARLNTYTTVIQADYEKQAFIYMRAQARKCLDNKHIIKRLETKTDNPAFNWLMNIKHISDNTAELLVDNFDLFDLESLFELDYNDMQKVKGIGNETARIVTNSIKRGRR encoded by the coding sequence ATGGGATTCACAGTAACAATCGATGACCGTGAAAAACAATCACGTATCGAAAAAGCTACAGAATACTTCGAAGAACAAGGAGACACAGTCAGAATAAAACACCTTGACATCGGAGATTACATCATCAACAAACATTGCGTCTTTGAATATAAACGATTAGATGACTTTGTAAAATCCGTTAAAAATCGCAGAGTATTCAATCAAGCAGTAAACCAATCTGTGAACTTCAAATACCATTTCGTAGTAGTCGTATCTACAGACCGCCAAAGAAGAGCATACTTCAACAAATTAGTACATAGCGGATGGAAACAAGGATACTTCGATGAAGACCAATACATAGGAGCAATAGCAAGATTAAACACCTATACAACAGTAATCCAAGCCGATTATGAAAAACAAGCATTCATATATATGCGGGCACAGGCCAGAAAATGCCTAGACAATAAACACATAATCAAAAGACTAGAAACAAAAACAGACAACCCTGCATTCAACTGGTTAATGAACATCAAACACATCAGCGACAACACCGCAGAACTATTAGTCGACAACTTCGACTTATTCGATTTAGAAAGCTTATTCGAACTAGATTATAATGACATGCAAAAAGTCAAAGGCATAGGCAATGAAACCGCAAGGATAGTAACAAATTCAATAAAAAGAGGACGAAGATAA
- a CDS encoding DUF3310 domain-containing protein has translation MLNEMLKDEELGRILFAEILNQNGCDTGVDTVSMFEEWIKEHPGESLEGEELEQLKQKTIQNRHSNLDEDLVILKDVLDKDDNMEDIPMNIKQLEATKTPKNEPTVRLAEPDYYAGNGLSPLEAFKKGLLSREETIGFIKGNIIKYVTRAGHKHNASEDMVKAIDYCGHLKRLYEDEMTTNNNNPVVQESKRIFREALETQDNIEDKEVKE, from the coding sequence ATGTTGAATGAAATGTTAAAAGATGAAGAATTAGGCCGTATATTATTCGCTGAAATATTAAATCAGAATGGCTGCGACACGGGTGTTGATACTGTGAGCATGTTTGAAGAATGGATTAAAGAACACCCTGGAGAATCATTAGAAGGAGAAGAATTAGAACAATTAAAACAAAAAACAATCCAGAATAGACATTCAAATCTTGATGAAGATTTAGTTATTTTAAAAGATGTACTTGATAAGGATGATAATATGGAAGACATACCAATGAATATAAAACAACTTGAAGCAACAAAAACACCTAAAAATGAACCAACTGTAAGATTAGCTGAACCGGACTATTATGCTGGCAATGGATTAAGTCCATTGGAAGCATTCAAAAAAGGATTACTATCACGTGAAGAAACAATAGGATTCATCAAAGGAAACATAATCAAATATGTTACAAGAGCGGGGCATAAACATAATGCTTCTGAAGATATGGTTAAAGCAATTGACTACTGCGGTCATTTGAAAAGATTATACGAAGATGAAATGACTACTAACAATAACAACCCCGTAGTCCAAGAATCCAAAAGAATATTCAGAGAAGCACTTGAAACCCAGGATAACATTGAAGATAAGGAGGTTAAAGAATGA
- a CDS encoding DNA cytosine methyltransferase, which produces MKSQNKTTPKPKVISTFSGCGGSSYGYKLAGYDVLLAVEMDTHAVATYQKNFPNTPIYYGDIHKLSVEKVLDITGLIPGELDLFDGSPPCQGFSTAGARDFCDTKNQLYHEYVRLLRGLYPKTFVMENVSGMVKGNMKIIFKDILHELKNSGYDVRAKLMNAQYYNCPTSRQRMIFIGVRKDLGIPASHPKPQNKPITCKQSIGHLEGKIKPNNSSITRYARYLRPGQKSGDVPNFPTKTRDIYRLLPNRPCPTITRKPQLVHYKENRELDVKELSILQSFTYEDNEFNWIGSDNQVKERIGNSVPPNLMRAIAEHIRVNVLEKI; this is translated from the coding sequence ATGAAATCCCAAAACAAGACTACTCCGAAACCTAAGGTTATATCAACATTTAGCGGATGCGGAGGCTCATCATATGGATATAAACTAGCAGGATATGATGTCCTGTTAGCAGTTGAAATGGATACACATGCCGTAGCAACTTATCAAAAGAACTTCCCAAATACACCAATCTATTATGGTGACATCCATAAGTTAAGTGTTGAAAAAGTCCTTGACATAACTGGATTAATACCAGGAGAACTAGACCTCTTCGACGGGTCACCACCATGTCAAGGATTCAGTACTGCTGGAGCCCGTGACTTCTGCGATACCAAAAACCAACTATACCATGAATACGTCCGATTATTACGTGGATTATATCCAAAGACATTCGTGATGGAAAATGTTTCTGGTATGGTTAAAGGTAATATGAAGATCATCTTCAAAGACATCCTACATGAATTGAAAAACTCAGGTTATGATGTCAGGGCCAAACTGATGAATGCCCAATATTATAATTGTCCAACTAGTCGGCAGAGGATGATATTCATTGGTGTTCGTAAAGATTTGGGCATACCGGCGTCACATCCGAAACCTCAAAATAAACCAATAACCTGTAAACAGAGTATTGGACATTTGGAGGGTAAGATTAAACCTAATAATTCAAGCATCACAAGATATGCAAGATATTTACGTCCAGGTCAAAAGAGTGGTGATGTTCCTAACTTCCCAACTAAGACCAGGGATATTTACAGATTATTACCGAATAGGCCATGTCCAACCATTACACGTAAACCTCAATTAGTTCACTATAAAGAGAATCGTGAATTAGATGTTAAAGAGTTAAGCATATTGCAATCTTTCACATATGAGGATAATGAATTCAATTGGATTGGTTCGGATAATCAAGTCAAAGAACGTATTGGTAATAGTGTACCACCTAACTTGATGAGGGCCATTGCAGAGCATATCCGAGTGAATGTCTTGGAGAAAATTTAA
- a CDS encoding phage integrase N-terminal SAM-like domain-containing protein, with protein sequence MLDNRFFKKFCRERNIRESTANGYESALKHYLKFHKKSLEDLMEEAKSDELERVPLKDRRIKKRLLNYRSYLLKGNCSPNTVKTYFTKVKTFYIHFDIEIPHLPDAKYNKLYETNYLDLPTKEHIRKACDSVPVDLKAVILFMSSSGTAKAETLSLKVDQFVQGTAQYHNGGSLEHVLETLSHKRNVIPTFYLKRIKTDKYYYTFCSPEATRYIVKYLMTRKDLKLDDKLFDFTAAKLLNKFQEINDRMGWGFKGKYRFFRAHTLRKFHASNIGLAAEYIDELQGRSKNYVHETYIKTNPNKLKNIYKSAMHNVMIYNSDEVEVANQEFTIVINVFLAGKEYNIL encoded by the coding sequence ATGTTAGATAATAGATTTTTCAAGAAGTTTTGTCGTGAACGAAATATTCGTGAGAGTACTGCAAATGGTTATGAATCTGCCTTGAAGCATTATTTGAAGTTCCATAAAAAAAGTTTGGAAGATTTGATGGAGGAAGCCAAATCTGATGAATTGGAGAGGGTGCCTTTGAAGGATAGAAGGATTAAGAAACGTTTGTTGAATTATCGTAGTTATTTGTTGAAGGGTAATTGTTCTCCTAATACTGTGAAGACTTATTTTACTAAGGTTAAGACTTTTTATATTCATTTTGATATTGAGATTCCGCATTTGCCTGATGCGAAGTATAATAAGTTGTATGAGACTAATTATTTGGATTTGCCTACTAAGGAGCATATTCGTAAAGCTTGTGATAGTGTGCCTGTTGATTTGAAGGCGGTTATACTTTTCATGTCGAGTTCGGGAACTGCCAAGGCCGAGACTTTGAGTCTTAAGGTAGATCAGTTTGTTCAAGGAACTGCTCAGTATCATAATGGTGGATCATTAGAGCATGTTCTGGAGACTTTGTCTCATAAAAGGAATGTGATTCCAACTTTCTATTTGAAAAGGATTAAGACGGATAAGTATTATTATACTTTCTGTTCACCGGAGGCGACTAGGTATATTGTGAAATATTTGATGACTCGTAAGGATTTAAAATTAGATGATAAGTTGTTTGATTTTACCGCTGCGAAATTATTGAATAAGTTTCAGGAAATTAATGACCGCATGGGTTGGGGTTTCAAAGGTAAATATCGTTTCTTCCGTGCCCATACATTAAGGAAGTTTCATGCCAGTAATATTGGTTTGGCAGCAGAATATATTGATGAGTTGCAGGGTCGGTCTAAGAATTATGTTCATGAGACTTATATTAAAACGAATCCGAATAAGTTAAAGAATATTTATAAGTCTGCTATGCATAATGTAATGATTTATAACTCGGATGAGGTTGAAGTGGCTAATCAGGAGTTTACTATTGTGATTAATGTTTTTTTGGCTGGTAAGGAGTATAATATTTTATAG
- a CDS encoding ASCH domain-containing protein — MYELLKFNKKYYADIISGIKTQTIRKHNKKFKDGEIVKAIFPGSENECFIQITHSGYKQFKYLNDEDAKKEGYKSLKELKSELLDIYPTLDNLTRIYYIQFKVVDDIA, encoded by the coding sequence ATGTACGAATTATTAAAATTCAACAAAAAATACTACGCAGATATCATATCTGGAATAAAAACACAGACCATCAGAAAACATAATAAAAAATTCAAAGATGGAGAAATCGTAAAAGCAATCTTCCCCGGAAGTGAAAATGAATGCTTTATCCAAATAACTCACTCCGGTTACAAGCAATTCAAATACTTAAACGATGAAGATGCAAAAAAAGAAGGATACAAATCACTTAAAGAATTAAAATCCGAACTATTAGACATATATCCCACTTTAGATAATCTCACACGAATTTATTATATTCAATTTAAAGTAGTTGATGACATTGCATGA
- a CDS encoding DUF5662 family protein, with the protein MTSKIIIKNTSYADSRTAPNDITKEKLYEATVEHISDVQKAMDYFGKKLHEAGLKHDFTKMSYFDEYAEDVLSEHTDEDFKKRPWYQRHIYEERHHLNADCPLDVTLIDIFEMISDCVMAGKGRFGRVTPEYLNLSDPSILIRAYYNTVKLLDDIVEVSNAEDLKEEQ; encoded by the coding sequence ATGACTAGTAAAATAATAATCAAAAATACTTCTTACGCTGACAGCAGAACAGCCCCTAATGATATAACCAAAGAAAAACTATACGAAGCAACAGTCGAACACATATCTGATGTTCAAAAAGCAATGGACTACTTCGGCAAAAAACTCCACGAAGCCGGATTAAAACATGACTTCACAAAAATGTCCTACTTTGATGAATATGCTGAAGATGTTCTAAGCGAACACACCGATGAAGACTTCAAAAAAAGACCATGGTATCAAAGACACATCTACGAAGAAAGACATCACTTAAACGCAGATTGCCCATTAGACGTAACATTAATCGACATTTTTGAAATGATATCAGATTGTGTAATGGCGGGCAAAGGAAGATTTGGAAGAGTAACACCTGAATACTTGAATTTAAGCGACCCATCTATTCTTATTAGAGCTTATTATAATACTGTGAAATTACTGGATGATATCGTTGAAGTGTCAAATGCAGAAGATTTAAAGGAGGAACAATAA